Proteins encoded in a region of the Sphingomonas sp. OV641 genome:
- the nuoG gene encoding NADH-quinone oxidoreductase subunit NuoG has translation MPKLKVDGIEVEVPAGATVLQACEAAGKEIPRFCYHERLSIAGNCRMCLVEVKPGPPKPQASCALPAADNQEVFTTSPMVKHAREGIMEFLLINHPLDCPICDQGGECDLQDQSVAYGRGHSRFGENKRAVTEKYMGPIVKTVMTRCIQCTRCIRFAEEVAGVEEIGAIYRGENMQITSYLEEAVTSELSGNVVDLCPVGALTSKPYSFEARPWELKKTLTIDVMDAVGTNIRLDSRGRQVLRALPRINEDVNEEWATDKTRHAVDGLVRRRLDRPYVRRDGKLVSATWDEAFAVIADVAKTAGDSVAAVAGDIVDCETMFAAKALLKSMGSSLLEGRQTGMAYDTSSLAAVNFNSTIAGIERADAILLVGTNLRWEASLVNTRIRKAIKRGAKVWAIGPETELTYKVEWLGNDLSVLGNLPEALTEAFGKAERPAVIVGGAALKGAHGATLELAKSLNLVRDGWNGYNVVHFSAARMGGLMLGYAQKDGISALKDAKLAFFLGADEADFTKFAGFKVYIGHHGDKGAAAADVVLPGASYAEKSGTYVNLEGRVQRGNRAVFPPGDAREDWTILRALSERLGTVLPFDTLEELRAAMALDCPDLANEGLVTYAWNPPSLDTRAEGVLEGYPIKDFYLTNAICRASPTMQRCSAELVHGETFAEAAE, from the coding sequence ATGCCCAAGCTTAAGGTAGACGGGATCGAGGTCGAGGTGCCCGCCGGAGCCACTGTGCTCCAGGCGTGCGAGGCGGCTGGCAAGGAAATCCCGCGTTTCTGTTATCACGAGCGGCTGTCGATCGCCGGCAATTGCCGCATGTGCCTGGTCGAGGTGAAGCCGGGGCCGCCCAAGCCGCAGGCGTCGTGCGCGCTGCCGGCGGCGGACAATCAGGAAGTCTTCACCACCTCGCCGATGGTGAAGCATGCCCGTGAGGGCATCATGGAATTCCTGCTGATCAACCACCCGCTCGATTGCCCGATCTGCGATCAGGGCGGCGAGTGCGACCTGCAGGACCAGTCGGTGGCTTATGGCCGCGGCCATTCGCGCTTCGGCGAGAACAAGCGCGCCGTGACCGAAAAGTACATGGGCCCGATCGTGAAGACGGTGATGACGCGGTGCATCCAGTGCACCCGCTGCATCCGCTTCGCCGAGGAAGTCGCGGGCGTCGAGGAGATCGGCGCGATCTATCGCGGCGAGAACATGCAGATCACCTCCTACCTCGAAGAGGCGGTGACGAGCGAACTGTCGGGCAACGTCGTGGATCTGTGCCCGGTCGGCGCGCTCACCTCCAAGCCTTATTCGTTCGAGGCGCGGCCTTGGGAGCTGAAGAAGACGCTCACCATCGACGTGATGGACGCGGTCGGCACGAACATCCGCCTCGACAGCCGCGGGCGCCAGGTGCTGCGCGCGCTTCCGCGCATCAACGAGGACGTCAACGAGGAGTGGGCGACCGACAAGACGCGTCACGCCGTCGACGGCCTGGTCCGCCGCCGCCTCGATCGTCCCTATGTGCGCCGAGACGGCAAGCTCGTGTCCGCGACCTGGGACGAGGCGTTCGCCGTTATCGCGGACGTGGCGAAGACCGCCGGTGACAGCGTCGCTGCCGTCGCGGGTGACATCGTCGATTGCGAGACGATGTTCGCGGCCAAGGCGCTGCTGAAGTCGATGGGCTCGTCGCTGCTCGAAGGTCGCCAGACCGGCATGGCCTATGACACGTCGAGCCTCGCGGCGGTGAACTTCAACTCCACCATCGCGGGCATCGAGCGCGCGGACGCGATCCTGCTGGTCGGTACCAACCTCCGCTGGGAGGCGAGCCTCGTCAACACGCGCATCCGCAAGGCGATCAAGCGCGGTGCGAAGGTGTGGGCGATCGGGCCCGAGACCGAGCTGACCTACAAGGTGGAATGGCTCGGCAACGACCTGTCGGTGCTCGGCAATCTGCCGGAGGCGCTGACCGAAGCGTTCGGCAAGGCGGAGCGTCCGGCGGTGATCGTCGGCGGCGCGGCGCTCAAGGGTGCGCATGGTGCCACGCTGGAGCTCGCCAAGTCGCTGAACCTCGTGCGCGATGGCTGGAACGGCTATAACGTCGTCCACTTCTCCGCCGCTCGCATGGGCGGGCTCATGCTCGGCTATGCGCAGAAGGATGGTATTTCAGCGCTTAAGGACGCGAAGCTCGCCTTCTTCCTGGGCGCCGACGAAGCGGACTTCACCAAGTTCGCCGGCTTCAAAGTCTATATCGGCCACCATGGCGACAAGGGCGCCGCCGCGGCCGATGTGGTGCTGCCGGGTGCGAGCTATGCCGAAAAGTCGGGCACTTACGTGAACCTCGAGGGCCGCGTGCAGCGTGGCAATCGCGCGGTTTTCCCGCCGGGTGACGCGCGTGAGGACTGGACGATCCTGCGCGCGCTGTCGGAGCGGCTCGGCACTGTGCTGCCGTTCGACACGTTGGAGGAATTGCGCGCCGCCATGGCGCTCGATTGCCCCGATCTCGCGAACGAGGGCCTGGTGACCTACGCCTGGAACCCGCCGTCGCTCGACACGCGCGCTGAGGGCGTGCTGGAAGGCTATCCGATCAAGGACTTCTACCTGACGAACGCGATCTGCCGCGCCTCGCCGACGATGCAGCGCTGCTCGGCCGAACTGGTCCACGGCGAAACCTTCGCGGAGGCCGCGGAATGA
- the nuoF gene encoding NADH-quinone oxidoreductase subunit NuoF, protein MSVITSLTDKDRIFTNLYGYQPWTLQAARQRGDWDNTKALLDLGQDKIIDVIKASGLRGRGGAGFPTGTKWSFMPKTPSPERPSFLVINADESEPGSCKDREIIRHDPHKLIEGALVAGFAMRARAAYIYIRGEYIREAETLFAAVQEAYDAGLVGKNACGSGYDFDVFVHRGAGAYICGEETAMIESLEGKKGQPRLKPPFPAGAGLYGCPTTVNNVESIAVAPTILRRGADWFASFGAENNKGTKLFQISGHVEKPCVVEEAMSIPFRELIEKHCGGIRGGWDNLLAVIPGGSSVPLVPAKEIMDAPMDFDGLKAVGSGLGTAAIIVMDKSTDVVRAISRISYFYKHESCGQCTPCREGTGWMWRVMERLRTGDAEIGEIDMLQQVTKQVEGHSICALGDAAAWPIQGLIRHFRPELERRITERKGGTLAPMQEAAE, encoded by the coding sequence ATGAGCGTGATCACGTCCCTGACGGACAAGGACCGCATCTTCACCAATCTCTATGGCTATCAGCCGTGGACGCTGCAGGCTGCCCGTCAGCGCGGCGATTGGGACAATACCAAGGCGCTGCTCGATCTCGGGCAGGACAAGATCATTGACGTGATCAAGGCCTCGGGGCTGCGCGGCCGTGGTGGCGCAGGCTTCCCGACCGGCACGAAATGGTCGTTTATGCCTAAGACGCCAAGCCCCGAGCGGCCGAGCTTCCTGGTCATCAACGCCGACGAATCCGAGCCTGGTTCGTGCAAGGATCGCGAGATCATCCGCCACGATCCGCACAAGCTGATCGAGGGTGCGCTGGTCGCCGGTTTCGCGATGCGCGCCCGCGCTGCCTACATCTACATTCGCGGCGAATATATCCGCGAGGCGGAGACGCTCTTCGCAGCGGTGCAGGAGGCGTATGACGCCGGGCTGGTCGGCAAGAACGCCTGCGGCTCGGGCTATGACTTTGACGTCTTCGTCCATCGCGGCGCCGGGGCCTACATCTGCGGCGAAGAAACTGCGATGATCGAGAGCCTGGAGGGCAAGAAGGGCCAGCCGCGCCTGAAGCCGCCATTCCCGGCCGGTGCCGGCCTCTACGGCTGCCCGACGACCGTCAACAACGTCGAGAGCATCGCGGTCGCGCCGACGATCCTGCGGCGCGGCGCGGACTGGTTCGCCAGCTTCGGCGCTGAGAACAACAAGGGCACCAAGCTCTTCCAGATCAGCGGGCACGTGGAAAAGCCCTGTGTGGTCGAGGAAGCGATGAGCATTCCGTTCCGCGAGCTGATCGAGAAGCATTGCGGCGGCATTCGCGGCGGCTGGGACAATCTGCTCGCGGTGATCCCGGGTGGCTCGTCGGTGCCGCTGGTGCCGGCGAAGGAGATCATGGACGCGCCGATGGACTTCGACGGCCTGAAGGCGGTCGGCTCGGGCCTCGGCACCGCGGCGATCATCGTCATGGACAAGTCCACCGACGTCGTCCGCGCGATCAGCCGCATCTCGTATTTCTACAAGCACGAGAGCTGCGGCCAGTGCACGCCGTGCCGCGAGGGTACCGGGTGGATGTGGCGCGTGATGGAGCGGCTGCGCACCGGCGACGCCGAGATCGGCGAGATCGACATGCTCCAGCAGGTGACGAAGCAGGTCGAAGGCCATTCGATCTGCGCGCTTGGCGACGCCGCGGCCTGGCCGATCCAGGGCCTCATCCGCCACTTCCGCCCCGAGCTGGAACGGCGGATCACGGAACGTAAGGGCGGCACGCTGGCGCCGATGCAGGAAGCGGCCGAGTGA
- a CDS encoding NAD(P)H-dependent oxidoreductase subunit E has translation MADAPQIPDEAETRARWGNFQWTDDSREKRNAILARYPAGREQSASIPLLDLAQRQVGAETQTQGWLPVPVIEFVAREIGVPYMRVYEVATFYTMFNLAPVGRYHVQVCGTTPCMLRGSDDVLAACKNRGLTKGKTTPDGLFTLTEVECMGNCASAPMVQINDDNYEDLDYDRTLAILDALARGEQPKAGTQEPGRHTVEPLGGPTTLTAMVNENHDYRSEWNTPAVGASA, from the coding sequence ATGGCTGACGCACCCCAGATCCCTGACGAGGCCGAAACCCGCGCCCGCTGGGGCAATTTCCAGTGGACCGACGACAGTCGCGAGAAGCGCAACGCGATTCTTGCGCGCTATCCGGCCGGCCGTGAGCAGTCCGCGTCGATCCCGCTGCTTGATCTGGCGCAGCGCCAGGTTGGTGCGGAGACGCAGACGCAGGGGTGGCTGCCCGTGCCCGTGATCGAGTTCGTCGCACGCGAGATCGGCGTGCCGTACATGCGCGTGTACGAGGTCGCGACCTTCTACACGATGTTCAACCTCGCGCCGGTCGGCCGCTATCACGTGCAGGTTTGCGGGACGACGCCGTGCATGCTGCGTGGGTCGGATGATGTGCTGGCGGCATGCAAGAACCGTGGCCTGACCAAGGGCAAGACCACGCCCGATGGCCTGTTCACGCTGACCGAGGTGGAATGCATGGGCAATTGCGCCTCGGCGCCGATGGTCCAGATCAACGACGATAATTACGAGGATCTCGATTACGATCGCACCCTCGCGATCCTCGATGCGCTGGCGCGTGGCGAGCAGCCCAAGGCGGGCACGCAGGAGCCCGGTCGCCACACGGTGGAGCCGCTCGGTGGCCCGACCACGCTGACCGCGATGGTGAACGAGAATCACGATTATCGTTCCGAATGGAACACCCCTGCCGTGGGAGCGAGCGCATGA
- a CDS encoding NADH-quinone oxidoreductase subunit D, with protein sequence MTGTPVIDTVDPQVDPAVAKTVGALDGAHDTEGDVAIQNYTINFGPQHPAAHGVLRLVMELDGEIVERIDPHVGLLHRGTEKLIEYKTYAQAIPYFDRLDYCSPACMEHSFVLAIEKLLDLEVPLRAQYLRVFFAELTRISNHMLNLGSHVMDVGAMTPNLWLFEIREDCYGFLERATGARMHHNYFRPGGVHQDVPLKLLTDIAEWLDTRLPRLFEDAISLVADNRIFKQRNVDIAVVSRDDAIRWGFSGPMIRAAGIPWDLRKQQPYDVYDRMDFEIPVGTRGDCYDRFMVRVEEVRQSARIMKQCLAEMPEGPIASLDRKVVPPKRAEMKQSMEALIHHFKLYTEGYHVPAGEVYVATESPKGEFGVFLVSDGTNKPYRCKIRPTAFSHLQAMDFMSRGHMLADTTAILGAMDIVFGECDR encoded by the coding sequence ATGACCGGAACTCCCGTAATCGACACCGTGGATCCGCAGGTCGATCCGGCCGTCGCCAAGACGGTCGGCGCGCTGGACGGCGCGCACGACACCGAAGGCGATGTCGCGATCCAGAATTACACGATCAACTTCGGCCCGCAGCACCCCGCCGCGCACGGCGTGCTCCGGCTCGTCATGGAGCTGGATGGCGAGATCGTCGAGCGGATCGATCCGCACGTCGGCCTGCTCCATCGCGGCACCGAGAAGCTGATCGAATACAAGACCTATGCGCAGGCGATTCCCTATTTCGATCGTCTCGATTACTGCTCGCCGGCGTGCATGGAGCACAGCTTCGTGCTCGCGATCGAGAAGCTGCTCGATCTCGAAGTGCCGCTGCGCGCGCAATACCTCCGCGTGTTCTTTGCCGAGCTGACGCGCATCTCGAACCACATGCTCAACCTGGGCTCGCACGTCATGGACGTCGGCGCGATGACGCCGAACCTGTGGCTGTTCGAGATCCGCGAGGACTGCTACGGCTTCCTCGAGCGCGCGACCGGCGCGCGCATGCACCACAATTACTTCCGGCCGGGCGGCGTCCACCAGGACGTGCCGCTGAAGCTGCTGACCGATATCGCCGAGTGGCTGGACACGCGCCTGCCGCGCCTGTTCGAGGATGCGATCAGCCTCGTCGCCGACAACCGCATCTTCAAGCAGCGGAACGTCGACATCGCCGTGGTCAGCCGCGACGATGCGATCCGCTGGGGCTTCTCCGGCCCGATGATCCGTGCGGCCGGCATCCCCTGGGATCTGCGCAAGCAGCAGCCGTATGACGTGTACGACCGGATGGATTTCGAGATCCCCGTCGGCACGCGCGGCGATTGCTATGATCGCTTCATGGTGCGCGTGGAGGAGGTCCGCCAGTCGGCGCGGATCATGAAGCAGTGCCTCGCCGAAATGCCGGAAGGCCCGATCGCCTCGCTCGACCGCAAGGTGGTGCCGCCCAAGCGCGCCGAGATGAAGCAGTCGATGGAAGCGCTGATCCATCACTTCAAGCTGTATACCGAGGGCTATCACGTGCCCGCGGGCGAAGTGTATGTCGCGACGGAAAGCCCCAAGGGCGAGTTCGGCGTGTTCCTCGTGTCGGACGGCACGAACAAGCCGTACCGCTGCAAGATCCGCCCGACCGCCTTCAGCCATCTGCAGGCAATGGACTTCATGAGCCGCGGCCACATGCTCGCGGACACCACCGCCATCCTCGGCGCGATGGATATCGTTTTTGGTGAATGTGACCGCTGA
- a CDS encoding NADH-quinone oxidoreductase subunit C, whose product MRAPAPRWAYELNDATLDAVRAAIPQGLVDAFAHVGEIQLHVHRDHLIAALTALRDTPGLEYQQLMDIAGVDYPDRGVERFEVVYCLLSLTRNHRLHVHVAASEDTPVPSVTDMWPVAGWYEREVYDMYGVLFSGNQDLRRILTDYGFRGHPQRKDFPLTGYVELRYSEEAKRVVYEPVKLAQDFRTFDFTSPWEGAEYVLPGDEKGAALPQAKGAPTPLNADKIQKADDAQSDKKPADAPSQPYAKEDATSTSETGAGKPSSDANPKPADPDVVPGKGGQNQ is encoded by the coding sequence GTGAGGGCGCCGGCACCCCGATGGGCCTATGAGCTCAACGACGCGACGCTCGACGCGGTGCGCGCGGCCATCCCGCAGGGGCTGGTCGATGCCTTTGCGCATGTCGGTGAGATCCAGCTCCACGTCCATCGCGATCACCTGATCGCGGCGCTGACCGCGCTGCGCGACACGCCTGGCCTCGAATATCAGCAGCTGATGGATATCGCGGGCGTCGACTATCCCGATCGCGGGGTGGAGCGGTTCGAGGTGGTCTATTGCCTCCTGTCGCTGACCCGCAACCATCGCCTGCACGTCCATGTCGCCGCCAGCGAGGATACGCCGGTGCCGTCGGTCACCGACATGTGGCCGGTCGCCGGCTGGTATGAGCGCGAAGTGTACGACATGTACGGCGTGCTGTTCTCCGGCAACCAGGACCTGCGCCGCATCCTGACGGACTATGGCTTCCGCGGCCATCCGCAGCGCAAGGACTTCCCGCTGACCGGCTATGTCGAGCTGCGCTATTCGGAAGAAGCGAAGCGTGTGGTGTACGAGCCGGTGAAGCTGGCGCAGGATTTCCGCACCTTTGACTTCACCAGCCCGTGGGAAGGCGCGGAATACGTGCTGCCGGGCGACGAGAAGGGCGCTGCGCTGCCGCAGGCGAAGGGCGCGCCCACGCCGCTCAACGCCGACAAGATCCAGAAGGCCGACGACGCACAGTCGGACAAGAAGCCGGCCGACGCGCCGAGCCAGCCCTACGCCAAGGAGGATGCGACCAGCACCTCTGAGACGGGCGCCGGCAAGCCATCGTCCGACGCTAACCCGAAGCCCGCCGACCCTGATGTCGTGCCCGGCAAGGGAGGGCAGAACCAATGA
- a CDS encoding NADH-quinone oxidoreductase subunit B family protein has translation MHSGPVELQRDASASSIIQPDQGFFNDLNGELTDKGFLVTSTEELFQWARTGSLWWMTFGLACCAVEMIHVNMPRYDLERFGAAPRASPRQSDVMIVAGTLCNKMAPALRRVYDQMSEPKYVISMGSCANGGGYYHYSYSVVRGCDRVVPVDIYVPGCPPTAEALLYGIMQLQRKIRRSGSIER, from the coding sequence ATGCACTCCGGCCCCGTCGAACTCCAGCGCGACGCCAGTGCGTCGAGCATCATCCAGCCCGATCAGGGCTTCTTCAACGACCTGAACGGCGAGTTGACCGACAAGGGCTTCCTTGTCACCTCGACGGAGGAGTTGTTCCAATGGGCCCGCACCGGCTCATTGTGGTGGATGACGTTTGGTCTCGCCTGCTGCGCGGTGGAAATGATCCACGTCAACATGCCGCGCTATGATCTGGAGCGTTTCGGCGCGGCGCCGCGCGCCTCCCCGCGCCAGTCGGACGTGATGATCGTGGCGGGCACGCTCTGCAACAAGATGGCTCCCGCGCTGCGCCGCGTGTACGATCAGATGTCGGAGCCGAAATACGTCATCTCGATGGGCTCGTGCGCCAACGGTGGCGGCTATTATCACTATAGCTATTCCGTCGTGCGCGGCTGCGATCGCGTGGTGCCGGTGGACATCTATGTCCCGGGCTGCCCGCCGACCGCCGAGGCATTGCTGTACGGGATCATGCAGCTGCAGCGGAAGATCCGCCGCTCGGGGAGCATCGAACGGTGA
- the ndhC gene encoding NADH-quinone oxidoreductase subunit A, which produces MVDLSQYLPILMFLAVALVLSSAFVFLPMAVSRLTGSHKPTVEKLSEYECGFPAFEDSRAQFDVRFYLVAILFIIFDLEAAFLYPWAVSVFDLGWTAWISMMIFIGELALGLVYAWKKGALDWE; this is translated from the coding sequence ATGGTCGACCTGTCGCAATATCTGCCGATTCTGATGTTCCTGGCGGTCGCGCTGGTTCTGTCGTCGGCATTCGTATTTCTACCCATGGCCGTGTCGCGCCTGACCGGTTCGCACAAGCCGACGGTGGAAAAGCTGAGCGAATATGAATGCGGTTTCCCCGCATTCGAAGACAGCCGCGCGCAGTTCGACGTGCGATTCTATCTGGTTGCGATCCTGTTCATCATCTTCGATCTCGAGGCCGCCTTCCTATATCCTTGGGCAGTCAGCGTGTTCGATCTCGGCTGGACCGCCTGGATCAGCATGATGATCTTCATTGGTGAATTGGCGCTCGGGCTCGTTTACGCCTGGAAGAAGGGCGCACTGGATTGGGAATGA
- a CDS encoding hydrolase codes for MLLRTRTWAAVNSGTGNIAGLATMAGMLADAFSALPGALRLVEPVAAERVAVDGTVSAVTHGRHLHLSVRPDAARRLLLTGHMDTVYPADHPFQVLTDRPDGTVNGPGVADMKGGLAVMLAALEAVEAAGCPIGYDVIINSDEETGSFSSAGLIEDAARGKIAALTYEPALPDGTLAGARGGTGNFSIVVRGRSAHAGRNPQDGRNAIVAAAALALALNAAKSPRLSVNPARIDGGGPNNVVPDLAVLRVNFRPADAAEIARAQAAIDAAVAEVAAAHDVQIEVHGSFNRPPKPIDAGAARLFGLVQAVGTDLGVPITWRDTGGVCDGNNIAAAGTPVIDTMGVRGGAIHSADEYLIVDSLAERAGLSAVTILRLAENGL; via the coding sequence ATGCTCCTGCGCACGCGCACCTGGGCGGCAGTGAACAGCGGCACGGGCAACATCGCCGGGCTCGCCACGATGGCGGGGATGCTGGCGGACGCCTTCAGCGCGCTGCCCGGCGCGCTCCGGCTGGTGGAGCCGGTCGCGGCGGAGCGCGTGGCAGTCGACGGAACGGTGTCGGCGGTGACACACGGCCGTCACCTCCACCTGTCCGTCAGGCCCGATGCGGCGCGCCGGTTGCTCCTGACGGGCCATATGGACACGGTCTACCCGGCGGATCATCCATTCCAGGTGCTGACCGATCGGCCGGACGGGACGGTCAACGGCCCCGGCGTGGCGGATATGAAGGGCGGGCTTGCCGTCATGCTGGCGGCGCTGGAGGCCGTGGAGGCGGCCGGATGCCCGATCGGCTATGACGTGATCATCAATTCCGACGAGGAAACCGGCTCCTTCTCCTCCGCCGGGCTGATCGAAGACGCCGCCCGCGGGAAGATCGCCGCCCTTACCTATGAGCCAGCCCTGCCCGACGGCACCCTGGCCGGCGCGCGTGGGGGCACGGGCAATTTCTCGATCGTCGTGCGCGGACGCTCGGCCCATGCCGGGCGCAATCCGCAGGACGGGCGCAATGCCATAGTCGCCGCCGCCGCGCTGGCGCTGGCGCTGAACGCCGCCAAGAGCCCGCGTCTGTCGGTGAACCCGGCGCGGATCGACGGCGGCGGCCCGAACAATGTCGTACCGGACCTGGCGGTGCTGCGCGTCAACTTCCGCCCCGCCGACGCTGCGGAGATCGCGCGCGCACAGGCAGCCATCGACGCCGCCGTGGCCGAGGTCGCGGCGGCGCACGATGTGCAGATAGAGGTGCATGGCAGCTTCAACCGGCCGCCCAAGCCGATCGACGCTGGCGCGGCACGGCTGTTCGGCCTGGTGCAAGCGGTGGGCACGGACCTGGGCGTGCCCATTACCTGGCGCGACACGGGCGGGGTATGCGACGGCAACAACATCGCCGCCGCCGGCACGCCGGTGATCGACACAATGGGCGTGCGTGGCGGCGCGATCCATTCAGCGGACGAATATCTGATCGTCGACAGCCTCGCCGAGCGCGCTGGACTGTCGGCCGTCACCATCCTGCGACTGGCGGAGAACGGCTTGTGA
- a CDS encoding arginine N-succinyltransferase, giving the protein MTFVVRAARDEDLAHLYEMAKLTGGGFTNLPPDRSALRAKLDRSHAAFGRDEPSVEDELFVLILENVATGEVRGTCQIFTQVGQRHPFYSYRISMLTQHSRELDRTFRAEMLSLTTDLEGSSEVGGLFLHPGERAGGLGLLLARSRYLFIRAHRQRFGERILAELRGVIDEAGGSPFWDGLAGRFFGMNFQDADAFNAIHGHQFIADLMPKHPIYTAMLSETARAAIGLPHPSGRAAMRMLENEGFAFEKYIDIFDGGPTMTARIDAVRSIREAQEARVGAVDRDGGTEALVAHGHLSDFRCAFGNVRGDGETVVIDPDCAHAIGATDASRVLHVARI; this is encoded by the coding sequence GTGACTTTCGTGGTTCGCGCGGCGCGCGACGAGGATCTGGCGCACCTTTACGAGATGGCGAAGCTGACCGGTGGCGGCTTCACCAACCTGCCGCCGGATCGCAGCGCGCTGCGCGCCAAATTGGATCGCAGCCATGCCGCCTTCGGCCGCGACGAGCCAAGCGTCGAAGACGAGCTGTTCGTCCTGATCCTGGAGAATGTCGCCACGGGCGAGGTGCGCGGCACCTGCCAGATCTTCACCCAGGTCGGACAGCGGCACCCCTTCTACAGCTATCGCATCAGCATGCTGACCCAGCACAGCCGCGAGCTGGACCGGACCTTTCGCGCCGAAATGCTGTCGCTGACCACCGATCTGGAAGGATCAAGCGAGGTGGGCGGCCTGTTCCTGCACCCGGGGGAGCGCGCAGGCGGGCTCGGCCTGCTGCTGGCGCGCAGCCGCTACCTGTTCATCAGGGCGCATCGCCAGCGGTTCGGCGAGCGCATCCTGGCCGAATTGCGCGGGGTGATCGACGAAGCGGGCGGATCCCCGTTCTGGGACGGGCTGGCCGGGCGCTTCTTCGGCATGAACTTCCAGGATGCCGACGCCTTCAATGCGATCCACGGTCATCAGTTCATTGCCGACCTGATGCCCAAGCATCCGATCTATACCGCCATGCTGTCCGAAACCGCGCGCGCCGCGATTGGCCTGCCCCATCCGTCGGGGCGGGCGGCGATGCGGATGCTGGAGAATGAAGGGTTCGCGTTCGAAAAATATATCGACATCTTCGATGGCGGCCCGACCATGACGGCGCGCATCGACGCGGTGCGATCGATCCGCGAAGCCCAGGAGGCGCGCGTTGGCGCGGTGGACCGGGATGGCGGCACCGAGGCGTTGGTGGCGCACGGGCACCTTTCCGATTTCCGCTGCGCCTTCGGCAACGTGCGCGGCGACGGAGAAACGGTGGTGATCGATCCGGATTGCGCCCATGCGATCGGCGCGACCGACGCGTCGCGGGTGCTCCACGTGGCACGGATCTGA
- a CDS encoding N-succinylarginine dihydrolase — protein sequence MMQEINFDGIVGPSHNYAGLSPGNLAATRNAGATAHPRAAALQGIAKMRANLALGLPQGILLPHARPDHAWLAALHLDYAGAPGHLKARAFSASPMWAANAATVSPAPDTGDGRCHLTVANLVTMPHRSHEWPATLAQLRLAFANPHFAVHPPVPAPFGDEGAANHMRLCARHDAPAVEVFVYGESGGPFPARQHRDASETVARAHRLDPGRTLFVQQSPEAIAAGAFHNDVVAVANERVLFAHEQAFADRQGFFADLRRLLPEVEIVEVPADRVSLADAIQSYLFNAQLVTASGGTQTLIVPAEARGNAAVWSWLQDHLAGNGPIRAVEVVDVRESMANGGGPACLRLRVACDPALVDPRFLVDAAKLDRIADVIAGHWPEAIAPDAIGDPGVIAQVGRAHRALYEALDLVGLLNS from the coding sequence ATGATGCAGGAAATCAACTTCGACGGCATCGTCGGGCCCAGCCACAATTACGCCGGCCTCAGCCCCGGCAATCTGGCCGCCACCCGCAACGCCGGCGCCACGGCGCATCCGCGCGCCGCGGCCCTGCAGGGAATCGCCAAGATGCGCGCCAATCTGGCGCTGGGGCTGCCGCAAGGCATCCTGTTGCCGCACGCCCGCCCGGATCATGCCTGGCTCGCCGCGCTCCACCTGGATTACGCCGGCGCCCCTGGGCATTTGAAGGCGCGCGCCTTCTCCGCCTCGCCGATGTGGGCCGCCAATGCCGCCACCGTCTCGCCCGCGCCAGACACCGGGGACGGCCGCTGCCACCTCACCGTCGCGAACCTCGTCACCATGCCCCACCGCAGCCATGAATGGCCGGCGACGCTGGCGCAGTTGCGGCTGGCCTTCGCCAATCCGCATTTCGCGGTTCACCCGCCCGTACCCGCCCCGTTCGGCGACGAGGGCGCGGCCAATCACATGCGGCTTTGCGCGCGGCACGACGCGCCCGCCGTCGAGGTCTTCGTTTATGGCGAAAGCGGCGGCCCCTTCCCTGCCCGGCAGCATCGCGATGCCTCGGAAACGGTCGCCCGGGCGCATCGGCTTGATCCCGGTCGCACCCTCTTCGTGCAGCAATCGCCCGAGGCCATCGCCGCGGGCGCCTTTCACAATGACGTGGTCGCCGTGGCGAACGAACGCGTCCTGTTCGCCCACGAACAGGCCTTTGCCGATCGGCAGGGCTTCTTCGCCGACCTCCGCCGCCTGTTGCCCGAGGTGGAAATCGTGGAAGTGCCGGCCGACCGTGTCAGCCTGGCCGATGCCATCCAATCCTATCTGTTCAACGCACAGCTGGTCACGGCGAGCGGGGGTACGCAGACGCTCATCGTTCCGGCTGAAGCGCGCGGCAATGCCGCGGTCTGGTCATGGCTGCAGGATCACCTTGCCGGCAATGGCCCGATCCGCGCGGTTGAAGTGGTGGACGTGCGCGAGTCCATGGCGAACGGGGGCGGCCCCGCGTGCCTGCGGCTACGCGTTGCCTGCGACCCGGCGCTGGTGGATCCGCGATTCCTGGTCGACGCGGCAAAGCTGGACCGGATCGCGGATGTCATCGCCGGGCACTGGCCCGAGGCGATCGCCCCCGATGCGATCGGCGACCCGGGCGTGATCGCGCAGGTGGGCCGTGCGCACCGCGCGCTCTACGAAGCGCTCGACCTTGTCGGATTGCTTAACAGTTGA